The following are encoded together in the Aciduricibacillus chroicocephali genome:
- a CDS encoding sensor domain-containing phosphodiesterase → MCKEQTRYSRLANITKLINMKLELREVLEQVTIAISDEIVRCDSVGIYLPQEDGSFRGFVGKPESLNGWTLDMHVIDTEFDLLAKEVIETKKTIYIPDTSKDDRPDPRAVAGFQIKSLLAIPISFEDELFGLVFLFDYGIPMNLTENEIQTVEAYVNMAAVAIQNANNLTYKERLIKEKQLLLDATRDLSMCSSMQESLDKCFFYLAQVLDTYNTAVHLLDPIAEKTIKPATLSKRSDWTEAEWLHTHNKIKIDQSNDLVMQEVFETRKAVLIPDVFKDARPNHDVCRNFGIKGLLMFPLISMGEILGQISVVNLGEEEVSYSETKLQLAQSIIDATAATLSNLLYMEKQEVIIEERTSEITVKNQELEVVVAELQQLSREKELILNSAGEGIFGLDLDRNITFCNPAGAHMLGYETEDELIGKTVNVIFKNTETIRRNSMAYKLKSNQKHSLEEGEFFRKDNTNFSVEYVISQIEEKGEVVGEVVTFKDITERKQLEEEITYHAYYDSLTNLPNRVLLNDRLAQGIIHSKENKEKLAVLYLDLDRFKYVNDSLGHSFGDHLLRAVANRLRNCVPNTATLSRQGGDEFAICLPHIQAKDDVLEVVNNIISAFSKPFRLLDNDIFIKASIGISIYPDNGDTKDTLIKNADTAMYKSKETIGCGYHFFSEGMDIRNFENIQLENALYKALENDELVLLYQPQINYKTNQIEGVEALVRWNHPEQGMIPPGKFIPIAEETGLIVPIGEWVLTEACKQLKAWHNQGFQLQSVSVNLSVLQFEQNNLFSIVKNVLEKVELSPEYLHLELTENLIVKNTELTLKTMKQLNGLGINLAIDDFGTGYSSLGYLKKLPISTLKIDKSFVQEMTEDEAAITNTIITLAQNLNLEVIAEGVETLEQAEFLSSQDCYMMQGYFFSKPLTADQILKKYFSHKFN, encoded by the coding sequence ATGTGTAAAGAACAAACAAGATATTCCCGCCTTGCTAATATAACTAAATTAATCAATATGAAGCTCGAATTACGTGAAGTATTGGAACAGGTAACAATTGCAATATCAGATGAAATCGTCCGGTGTGATTCAGTCGGTATATACTTGCCGCAGGAAGATGGATCATTTAGAGGATTTGTCGGAAAACCAGAGTCTCTAAATGGTTGGACTTTAGATATGCATGTCATTGATACTGAATTCGACTTACTGGCAAAAGAAGTAATTGAAACAAAGAAAACCATATATATCCCCGATACATCAAAGGATGATCGCCCTGACCCCCGTGCAGTTGCAGGCTTTCAAATCAAATCTTTATTAGCTATTCCAATATCCTTTGAAGATGAGCTGTTTGGACTTGTATTTTTATTTGATTATGGCATACCAATGAATCTAACAGAGAATGAAATACAAACAGTTGAAGCATATGTCAATATGGCTGCTGTCGCTATACAAAATGCAAATAACCTAACTTATAAAGAGCGTCTCATTAAAGAAAAGCAGCTGCTTCTGGATGCGACGCGGGATTTATCGATGTGTTCCTCTATGCAAGAGAGTCTTGATAAATGTTTTTTCTATTTAGCTCAAGTTTTAGATACGTATAATACTGCGGTGCACTTATTAGATCCAATTGCCGAGAAAACAATTAAACCAGCAACGCTAAGCAAAAGGAGTGACTGGACAGAGGCAGAGTGGCTCCATACACATAATAAAATTAAAATCGACCAAAGTAATGACCTAGTAATGCAAGAAGTATTTGAGACACGAAAAGCTGTACTCATTCCAGATGTATTTAAAGATGCTCGACCTAATCATGATGTTTGTCGTAATTTTGGTATTAAGGGTCTACTCATGTTCCCTTTAATTTCCATGGGGGAGATTTTAGGACAAATATCCGTCGTGAATCTGGGAGAGGAGGAAGTTTCCTATTCGGAAACTAAACTACAGCTAGCCCAATCCATTATAGATGCGACAGCTGCGACTCTATCTAACCTTTTATATATGGAAAAGCAGGAAGTCATTATTGAAGAAAGAACATCTGAAATAACAGTAAAGAACCAAGAACTTGAAGTGGTTGTAGCAGAATTACAGCAACTTAGCCGAGAAAAAGAGTTAATTCTCAACTCTGCAGGTGAAGGAATATTTGGTTTAGACCTAGATCGAAACATTACATTTTGTAATCCAGCAGGCGCACACATGTTAGGTTACGAAACAGAAGACGAGTTAATTGGGAAAACAGTTAATGTTATCTTTAAAAACACAGAAACAATCCGAAGAAATAGTATGGCATATAAATTAAAATCAAATCAAAAGCACTCTTTAGAAGAAGGGGAATTTTTCAGAAAGGACAATACCAATTTCTCCGTTGAATATGTCATCTCGCAAATAGAAGAAAAAGGTGAAGTTGTTGGGGAAGTCGTCACATTTAAAGACATTACAGAGAGAAAACAACTAGAAGAAGAAATTACTTACCATGCCTATTACGACAGCTTAACCAATTTACCTAACAGAGTTCTTTTAAATGATCGGTTAGCTCAAGGAATTATCCACTCAAAAGAGAACAAAGAAAAGTTAGCCGTATTGTATTTAGATTTAGACCGCTTTAAATATGTAAATGACTCGCTTGGCCATAGTTTCGGCGATCATTTGCTTCGAGCTGTCGCCAATCGTTTACGCAATTGCGTTCCAAATACAGCAACGTTATCTCGACAAGGTGGAGATGAATTTGCCATCTGTTTACCACATATTCAAGCTAAAGATGATGTCTTGGAAGTTGTTAATAATATTATATCTGCTTTTTCTAAGCCATTTCGTTTGCTAGACAATGATATTTTTATTAAAGCGAGTATTGGTATCAGTATATACCCAGATAACGGCGATACAAAAGATACGTTAATCAAAAATGCAGATACAGCAATGTATAAATCAAAAGAGACAATAGGCTGCGGTTATCACTTCTTTAGTGAAGGCATGGATATAAGAAACTTTGAAAATATTCAACTAGAAAATGCTTTATACAAAGCTTTAGAAAATGATGAACTTGTTCTTTTGTATCAACCTCAAATCAACTATAAAACGAACCAGATTGAAGGAGTAGAAGCCTTAGTGAGATGGAACCATCCCGAACAAGGTATGATTCCACCTGGAAAGTTTATTCCGATTGCTGAAGAAACCGGACTAATTGTGCCAATCGGTGAGTGGGTCCTTACTGAAGCTTGTAAGCAGTTAAAGGCGTGGCATAATCAAGGTTTCCAATTACAAAGTGTGTCTGTGAATTTATCTGTCCTTCAGTTTGAACAAAATAATTTATTCTCCATTGTTAAAAACGTATTAGAAAAAGTAGAGTTGTCTCCGGAGTATTTACATTTAGAGCTCACGGAAAACCTTATCGTTAAAAATACAGAATTAACCTTAAAAACGATGAAACAATTAAATGGACTAGGTATTAACTTAGCCATTGATGATTTTGGCACCGGCTATTCCTCTTTAGGTTATTTAAAAAAATTGCCAATCTCCACGTTAAAAATTGATAAATCCTTCGTACAAGAAATGACCGAAGATGAAGCTGCTATTACAAATACAATCATTACATTAGCTCAAAATTTAAATCTTGAAGTCATTGCTGAAGGTGTCGAGACCTTGGAACAAGCAGAATTTCTATCTTCTCAAGATTGCTATATGATGCAAGGCTATTTTTTCAGTAAGCCTCTAACCGCTGACCAGATACTAAAAAAATACTTTTCACATAAATTTAATTAA
- a CDS encoding thiamine pyrophosphate-binding protein, which translates to MKTARLVLEYLKESGVKYIFGIPAGSVNAFFDELNEVSEITPVVTKHEGAASYMAAAYAKYSNQLAVSIGCSGPGATNLVTGAANAMREHLPVLFITGSVPLNTMGLNSSQELDVAPIFEPVTKYSVLVKDSKDILTEVVKACEIALSGVPGPVHIAIPLDLQHEIVEDVTIPAPAKRVAMAPDPLKIKKAAQELLNRETGYIFIGQGSRNSIDQIIELAEMLDWPILTTPVAKGFIPESHPLLKGIFGFAGHEEPSSLINEGNGEVLLVVGSSLGETATNNYNVNLTKNRFTIQLDFDQSVFNRKYTIDLPVLGDINLSLSLLIEELRAAGLKRKTTDPSVQTKGAFEEITEEYNTINVLLSLQKYLPASTRYTIDIGEFMSYVIHHMKVLDYTTFDINVHFGAMGSGIGTAIGSQLADPERPTVCITGDGCFFMHGMEILTAKEYNLPILFVVMNNARLGMVYHGHSMQFRRTHPSFEQEAINISALAEAMNIPSYRVNNMQELNADLLNKFEDLNGPAVLEIALVDNNTPPVGDRVKFLSSFGK; encoded by the coding sequence ATGAAAACAGCCAGACTTGTACTAGAATATTTAAAAGAAAGCGGAGTAAAGTATATTTTTGGTATTCCAGCAGGTTCAGTCAATGCTTTTTTTGATGAGCTAAATGAAGTTTCCGAGATTACGCCAGTTGTAACAAAACATGAGGGTGCAGCTTCATATATGGCTGCAGCATATGCAAAGTATTCGAATCAATTAGCTGTTAGTATCGGTTGCAGCGGCCCAGGTGCGACAAATCTAGTAACAGGGGCCGCAAATGCCATGAGAGAACATTTACCGGTGTTATTTATTACTGGATCTGTCCCACTAAATACAATGGGGTTAAACTCTTCTCAAGAACTTGATGTTGCCCCTATCTTTGAGCCAGTGACAAAATATAGTGTATTGGTTAAAGATTCAAAGGATATTTTAACAGAAGTTGTGAAAGCGTGTGAAATCGCGCTAAGTGGTGTACCTGGACCTGTACACATTGCAATTCCACTCGATCTGCAACATGAAATCGTAGAGGATGTTACAATCCCAGCTCCAGCAAAGAGAGTGGCAATGGCGCCGGATCCGCTTAAAATTAAAAAAGCAGCTCAAGAATTATTGAATAGAGAAACTGGCTATATTTTCATTGGACAAGGCTCAAGAAACTCCATTGATCAAATAATTGAGTTAGCAGAAATGCTTGATTGGCCAATACTCACAACTCCAGTAGCCAAAGGATTCATCCCAGAAAGTCACCCACTTCTTAAAGGCATTTTCGGCTTTGCTGGTCATGAAGAACCTTCCTCTCTAATTAACGAAGGGAATGGAGAAGTATTATTGGTTGTTGGGTCAAGTTTAGGAGAAACAGCAACAAATAATTATAATGTAAATCTAACAAAAAATCGTTTTACCATCCAATTGGACTTTGACCAATCCGTATTTAATCGAAAATATACAATTGACTTGCCTGTTCTAGGTGATATCAATTTAAGCTTATCACTCCTAATTGAGGAATTGAGAGCTGCAGGTCTTAAGAGAAAAACTACTGATCCATCTGTTCAAACTAAGGGAGCCTTTGAAGAAATTACAGAGGAGTATAATACAATAAATGTCCTACTAAGCCTACAAAAATATTTGCCGGCTTCAACTAGATATACTATTGATATTGGCGAGTTTATGTCTTATGTAATTCACCATATGAAAGTTTTGGATTATACGACTTTCGATATTAACGTACATTTTGGAGCAATGGGAAGCGGTATTGGAACTGCAATTGGGTCACAATTAGCAGATCCAGAGCGACCTACTGTATGTATTACAGGTGATGGTTGCTTCTTCATGCATGGTATGGAGATTTTAACCGCTAAAGAATACAATTTACCAATCCTATTTGTTGTAATGAATAATGCCCGCTTAGGAATGGTTTATCATGGCCATTCAATGCAATTCCGTCGCACACACCCATCATTTGAGCAGGAAGCAATTAATATTAGTGCTTTAGCCGAAGCTATGAATATCCCAAGCTATAGAGTAAACAACATGCAGGAACTTAACGCGGACCTATTAAATAAATTCGAAGATTTAAATGGACCTGCAGTTCTAGAAATAGCTTTAGTCGATAATAATACACCACCAGTAGGCGATCGAGTGAAGTTTCTATCTTCTTTTGGAAAATAA
- a CDS encoding serine hydrolase domain-containing protein — protein sequence MSYSKQKGYLQTYFSYLKKYNFSVAYNDYEFFPTKKFPSSITPFNFNVSPNQKEFSMIEYLHKGVKRTAPFTTFMENSETNALIIIKDNSIIYEGYFNGHKRETPHKLFSITKSFVSALIGIAVEHGKIKNVDELVKTYVPEIQLKNITIKQLLQMEAGIKYTEGHFPWRDEAKVYLYPDARKLALSVVEVTNERFFHYNDYHLLLLGLVLERATGKTISEYLHANILSELGMEFPSYIIMDSEKSSFEKIESGLVMTAIDLAKFGSLYLKSGEWEGKQIIAKQWVHESVNQLNVPANMEHFNYYNRHPWGKMWFKQNKAYYKYLWWGHKNSPQNNDFFALGSLGQVLYISPENNAVAIRLGKKWGVMDWWPTILYKLVNLK from the coding sequence ATGTCATATTCTAAACAAAAAGGCTATTTGCAAACGTATTTTTCATACCTAAAAAAATATAATTTTTCAGTTGCATATAATGATTATGAATTTTTCCCTACCAAAAAGTTCCCATCGAGTATTACTCCATTTAATTTTAATGTATCACCCAACCAGAAAGAATTCTCAATGATAGAATATCTACATAAAGGGGTAAAGAGGACAGCTCCCTTTACAACTTTTATGGAAAATTCGGAAACCAATGCATTGATTATTATCAAAGATAACTCGATTATATATGAAGGTTATTTTAATGGTCATAAAAGAGAAACACCACACAAATTGTTTTCGATTACAAAGTCTTTCGTCTCTGCTCTTATTGGGATTGCAGTTGAACATGGAAAAATTAAAAATGTCGACGAATTAGTAAAAACCTATGTCCCAGAGATACAATTAAAAAATATTACAATTAAGCAACTGCTACAAATGGAAGCAGGAATAAAATATACAGAGGGTCATTTTCCATGGAGAGACGAGGCTAAGGTCTACCTTTATCCAGATGCTAGAAAATTAGCATTGTCCGTTGTAGAAGTTACGAATGAAAGATTCTTTCACTATAATGATTACCATTTATTATTATTAGGTCTCGTTCTTGAAAGAGCAACTGGCAAAACGATTTCAGAATACTTACATGCTAACATTTTAAGTGAATTAGGAATGGAGTTTCCGAGTTACATAATTATGGACAGTGAGAAGAGTTCATTTGAGAAAATAGAAAGTGGACTTGTTATGACAGCAATAGACTTGGCGAAGTTTGGAAGTCTTTATCTAAAAAGCGGAGAATGGGAAGGAAAGCAAATAATAGCAAAACAATGGGTACATGAATCGGTAAATCAATTAAATGTACCTGCTAATATGGAACATTTTAATTATTATAATCGTCACCCATGGGGAAAGATGTGGTTTAAGCAAAATAAAGCATACTATAAATATCTTTGGTGGGGACATAAAAATAGCCCTCAGAATAATGACTTTTTTGCTTTGGGTTCTTTAGGGCAAGTATTGTACATTAGCCCTGAAAATAACGCAGTCGCCATTCGTTTAGGGAAAAAATGGGGAGTTATGGACTGGTGGCCTACCATTCTATATAAGTTAGTTAATCTTAAATAA
- a CDS encoding M48 family metallopeptidase, which produces MSFITYGTTTIHYYHHKQARKDIKISVDLVNGVEVYTPEKIDEDKLAEIIKKKASWITNKLQELDEVQTSVQPIEFISGEKLPYLGRHYRLKVYKEAIPNASFKFKQGRFIATIPRNWSQEQVHQKLEEKLIAWYRQHGLNKIIERASIYQSMLGVEPRSLQLKAQHKRWGTCTPNGDIYLNWRIVMAPIRVIDYVIVHELAHLIIPKHNDEFWRMVGMTLLHYKEAKEWLRVHGVELHSIGYYVNPAPFHLIQ; this is translated from the coding sequence ATGTCATTCATTACTTATGGAACAACAACTATTCATTACTACCATCATAAACAAGCTCGAAAGGATATTAAGATTTCTGTTGATCTAGTTAACGGTGTTGAAGTCTATACACCAGAAAAGATAGATGAAGATAAGTTAGCAGAAATCATCAAGAAAAAAGCTTCATGGATAACAAATAAACTTCAAGAACTTGATGAAGTGCAAACATCCGTCCAGCCAATAGAATTCATAAGTGGTGAAAAGCTCCCTTATTTAGGTCGCCACTACCGACTGAAGGTTTATAAAGAAGCCATTCCAAATGCATCTTTTAAATTCAAGCAAGGACGTTTCATTGCTACCATTCCTCGTAATTGGTCACAAGAACAGGTACACCAGAAGCTAGAAGAAAAACTTATTGCATGGTACCGACAACATGGACTTAATAAAATAATCGAACGAGCAAGTATTTATCAATCCATGCTGGGTGTTGAACCCCGGTCTCTCCAATTGAAAGCACAGCATAAACGCTGGGGAACGTGCACCCCAAACGGCGATATCTATCTGAATTGGCGAATCGTGATGGCGCCCATTAGAGTGATCGACTACGTCATCGTGCATGAGTTAGCTCATTTAATCATACCTAAGCATAATGATGAATTTTGGCGTATGGTCGGAATGACTCTTCTTCATTATAAAGAAGCTAAAGAATGGTTGCGTGTACATGGAGTAGAATTACATAGCATCGGGTATTATGTAAATCCAGCCCCCTTCCATCTCATCCAGTAA
- a CDS encoding type I restriction endonuclease subunit R, whose protein sequence is MTEAQAWDEETLVENRMIDQLQKLGYIYVHGAELNKERTSKAEVVLKGRLQAAIQHLNPWINENNLNKVVRSVTYLEAASLMEANQHFHELLINQLSVQQDVGSGRKNQTVKLIDFDNINNNNMIITNQFSYTHANDTIRPDIMLYVNGLPLVVIECKSPALPPDEQIGQGVKQLRRYQQENEALFHYNQFLVSTSNDRAKVGTIGAKIQHYSTWKEPYPLSIQDVGENPTAQDILTAGILDKERLFDIILNFIVYEPEDGRVIKKMARYQQYRAVNKVVERILAGEHPQARGGVVWATQGSGKSLSMIFLSMKLRRLKQLENPVIVVVTDRQDLDAQITATFKRCGFPNPKQAESVEELKLLLQQGPGSTVMTLVQKFQPEENEDYPLLTDSENVIVLVDESHRSQYSSLAMNMRIGLPNATYIGFTGTPIDKEDKSTVRTFGTYIDKYPIEKAVEDGATVPIFYEARLIDLHVQGETIDTLFDRFFRGYSDEDKERIKQKYVTEESLSASPKRLKTVVLDMIDHYEQHIQPNGFKAQIVSVSRKAAVEYKKLMDELSDYESAVIISNPKEMKQYGLSRSEEKEIIQRFKKPLNEDPLAFLIVCDKLLTGFDAPIEQVMYLDRPLKEHNLLQAIARTNRTYDKKTHGLIVDYYGVSRFLEEALGIFHEEDIKGAMHHVNEEIPRLQSRHRRVMQFFDYIRKDDLEACLKVLEPEDVRDTFNTVFKKFSESMDMVMPSPKAKVYVDDLKWLGKIRMLAKSRYYVDDGTMDISDCGGKVRELIEEYVYATTPRILFEPVNILSGKFGEKLDELKTPEAKAAEMEHAIKHEIRIKLEENPVKYTSIRERLEQLIEQRKARQLTIEELLEKYHAIREEMMDMERESQSFGLKDAKQLPFYQLLEKQIPVEMEQEGLKDLTEIITDIIQDNAVIDWIEKEDVKREMRKKLKQQLRASAVPNKQVESVARQLMELGRVHYNS, encoded by the coding sequence ATGACTGAAGCACAGGCTTGGGATGAAGAAACGTTAGTGGAAAATCGAATGATTGACCAACTTCAGAAGCTTGGCTACATATATGTTCATGGAGCGGAACTGAATAAAGAGCGCACGTCTAAAGCGGAAGTTGTCTTAAAAGGACGACTACAAGCAGCAATTCAACACTTGAATCCATGGATAAATGAGAACAACTTAAATAAAGTGGTACGTAGTGTTACATATCTGGAAGCAGCAAGTTTAATGGAAGCGAATCAACATTTTCATGAACTGCTCATTAATCAGCTGTCGGTTCAACAAGATGTGGGGAGTGGACGGAAGAATCAGACGGTAAAACTGATAGATTTCGACAATATCAACAATAACAATATGATCATTACCAATCAATTCAGCTATACGCATGCGAATGATACCATTCGTCCTGATATTATGCTGTATGTCAATGGCTTGCCATTAGTGGTAATTGAATGTAAAAGTCCAGCCTTGCCTCCAGATGAACAGATTGGGCAAGGAGTGAAGCAGTTACGTCGCTATCAACAAGAAAATGAAGCACTGTTCCACTATAATCAGTTTCTGGTTTCCACGAGTAATGATCGTGCAAAGGTTGGTACGATCGGAGCTAAAATACAACATTATAGTACATGGAAAGAACCCTATCCGTTATCAATTCAGGATGTAGGGGAGAACCCGACAGCTCAGGATATTTTAACGGCAGGAATCTTGGACAAAGAGCGACTATTTGATATTATCCTGAACTTTATTGTCTATGAACCGGAAGATGGACGAGTGATTAAGAAAATGGCTCGTTATCAGCAGTATAGGGCGGTGAACAAAGTTGTAGAACGAATCCTTGCTGGTGAACACCCACAGGCTCGTGGTGGGGTTGTATGGGCGACACAAGGATCCGGGAAATCGCTTTCGATGATATTTTTGTCGATGAAGTTACGGCGTCTTAAACAACTGGAGAACCCTGTCATTGTTGTTGTAACTGACCGTCAAGATCTCGATGCTCAAATCACGGCTACCTTTAAACGATGTGGATTTCCAAATCCAAAACAAGCTGAATCAGTAGAAGAGCTAAAGTTGTTATTACAGCAGGGCCCAGGCTCCACCGTAATGACATTGGTTCAGAAATTCCAACCAGAGGAAAATGAAGATTATCCGCTACTAACCGATTCAGAAAATGTCATTGTACTAGTCGATGAGTCGCACCGCTCCCAGTACAGTTCATTGGCTATGAATATGCGTATAGGATTGCCAAATGCAACGTACATCGGCTTTACAGGAACACCAATCGACAAAGAAGATAAAAGTACCGTACGAACCTTTGGAACTTATATTGATAAGTATCCCATTGAAAAAGCAGTGGAAGACGGGGCGACGGTGCCGATCTTTTATGAAGCAAGGTTAATTGACTTACATGTCCAAGGGGAGACCATTGATACCTTATTTGACCGTTTCTTCCGTGGTTATTCGGATGAAGATAAAGAACGAATTAAACAGAAATATGTAACAGAAGAATCATTAAGTGCCTCCCCAAAGCGTTTAAAAACAGTTGTGCTTGATATGATTGACCACTATGAACAGCATATCCAGCCAAACGGCTTTAAAGCACAAATTGTTTCAGTATCCCGTAAGGCGGCAGTAGAGTATAAGAAATTAATGGATGAACTAAGTGATTATGAATCAGCTGTCATTATTTCCAATCCGAAAGAAATGAAACAGTATGGTCTGTCACGTTCTGAAGAAAAGGAAATTATTCAACGTTTTAAGAAGCCATTAAATGAAGATCCGCTAGCTTTCCTAATCGTCTGCGATAAGCTCTTAACAGGCTTTGATGCACCGATCGAACAAGTCATGTATTTGGACAGGCCTTTGAAAGAACATAATCTGCTTCAGGCTATCGCCAGAACGAACCGAACCTATGATAAGAAGACACATGGCTTAATTGTCGATTATTATGGGGTGTCACGTTTCTTGGAAGAAGCGCTTGGTATTTTTCATGAAGAAGATATTAAAGGTGCTATGCATCATGTCAATGAAGAGATTCCGCGGTTACAATCTCGTCATCGCAGGGTGATGCAATTCTTTGATTATATACGAAAAGATGATCTGGAAGCCTGTTTGAAGGTGTTGGAACCAGAAGATGTGCGCGATACATTCAATACAGTCTTCAAGAAGTTTTCTGAAAGCATGGATATGGTGATGCCCAGTCCAAAAGCAAAAGTCTATGTCGATGACTTGAAATGGTTAGGCAAGATTCGAATGCTAGCGAAGTCTCGTTACTATGTCGATGATGGCACGATGGATATATCTGATTGTGGTGGTAAGGTGCGGGAACTCATTGAAGAATACGTATACGCAACGACTCCTAGGATTTTGTTTGAGCCTGTAAATATTTTATCCGGCAAATTTGGTGAAAAACTGGATGAATTAAAGACTCCTGAAGCAAAAGCGGCGGAAATGGAACATGCGATTAAACATGAGATTCGAATCAAGCTGGAAGAGAACCCAGTAAAATACACATCTATTAGAGAACGTTTGGAGCAGCTGATCGAACAACGAAAGGCGCGACAATTAACGATTGAAGAACTACTGGAAAAATACCATGCCATTAGAGAAGAAATGATGGATATGGAACGGGAGAGTCAGTCGTTCGGTCTGAAAGATGCCAAGCAACTGCCGTTTTATCAGTTATTGGAAAAGCAAATCCCAGTTGAAATGGAACAAGAAGGATTAAAAGATTTAACCGAAATCATCACTGATATTATTCAAGATAATGCAGTGATTGATTGGATTGAAAAAGAAGATGTGAAGCGTGAAATGAGAAAAAAACTTAAGCAGCAGCTACGGGCAAGCGCTGTTCCTAATAAACAAGTAGAGAGTGTAGCAAGACAATTGATGGAGCTAGGTAGGGTCCATTATAACTCTTAA
- a CDS encoding restriction endonuclease subunit S, with protein MVSENKKVKRAKAFTSKIPNGWTVYSLNELLSLIRNGTSEKQNQEKVGQPVTRIETIANRVIDFNKVGFIDESINIEKYKLHRGDILFSHINSVKHIGKVALYDTEKTLYHGMNLLLLRPNEKVVSKYLFYLLSSYSVKKYYESNAKQAVNQASLNQYDVQSFTTAYPPVNEQQKIAAILLTIDNAIEKTEQIIEQTETVKKGLVQQLMTKGIGHTEFKNTSIGKVPLEWNIKTFNELLNENVISSIQDGNHGSIHPKSADYVKEGIPFIMANNLHSGEVDIKNCSFISKEQAEKLRKGFSYPGDVLLSHKGTVGRVAIVPGVSDYVMLTPQVTFYRIDNENVLLKEYLALYFRSEKFQGTLKKLSSQSTRSYIGITNQKKLSITLPNIEEQKKITKMMSSWDEMLKNEELKKKKLTILKLGLMQQLLTGNVRVPINDNEEVPS; from the coding sequence ATGGTGAGTGAAAATAAAAAAGTAAAAAGAGCTAAGGCATTCACGAGTAAAATCCCCAATGGATGGACTGTTTATTCTTTAAATGAGTTACTTAGTTTAATAAGAAATGGAACTTCAGAAAAACAGAACCAAGAAAAGGTTGGTCAACCCGTTACCCGAATAGAAACTATCGCTAACCGAGTCATCGACTTTAATAAGGTGGGTTTTATTGATGAATCAATAAATATAGAAAAATATAAGCTTCATAGAGGTGACATATTATTTAGTCACATAAATAGCGTTAAACATATAGGCAAAGTTGCTTTATATGACACCGAAAAGACTTTATATCATGGTATGAATCTATTGTTACTTAGACCCAATGAAAAGGTTGTTTCAAAGTATCTCTTCTATTTATTAAGTTCTTATTCTGTAAAAAAATATTATGAATCTAATGCTAAACAAGCAGTTAACCAAGCGAGTTTAAACCAGTACGACGTCCAAAGCTTTACTACTGCTTATCCACCAGTAAATGAACAACAAAAAATTGCAGCAATCCTTTTAACCATCGATAATGCAATCGAAAAAACAGAACAAATCATTGAACAAACAGAGACGGTCAAAAAAGGATTAGTACAACAGTTAATGACGAAAGGGATTGGACATACAGAATTTAAAAATACATCAATAGGAAAAGTCCCATTAGAATGGAATATAAAGACTTTTAATGAATTACTAAATGAAAATGTAATATCATCAATACAAGATGGAAACCATGGTTCAATTCATCCAAAGTCAGCAGATTATGTTAAAGAGGGTATTCCTTTTATTATGGCGAATAATTTACATTCTGGTGAAGTAGATATCAAGAATTGTTCATTTATTAGTAAAGAACAAGCAGAAAAATTGAGGAAAGGTTTTTCATATCCTGGAGATGTATTGTTATCTCATAAGGGTACAGTTGGTCGAGTTGCTATTGTGCCAGGTGTAAGTGATTATGTAATGTTAACTCCGCAAGTAACTTTTTATAGAATAGATAATGAAAATGTATTATTAAAAGAATATCTAGCATTATATTTTCGGAGTGAGAAGTTTCAGGGAACACTGAAGAAACTATCATCTCAGTCTACTAGAAGCTATATTGGTATTACAAATCAAAAAAAATTATCCATTACTTTACCGAATATAGAAGAACAAAAAAAGATAACAAAAATGATGTCATCTTGGGATGAAATGCTTAAGAATGAAGAATTAAAGAAAAAGAAACTTACGATTTTAAAGCTTGGTCTTATGCAACAACTTCTAACAGGTAACGTCCGTGTTCCTATCAATGATAACGAGGAGGTTCCGTCATGA